The region GATTTTCAACCCATTGATGCCGATAGCAGATGCTGCAGCTGAGGTTACAGCAATCGGTAAGTTCAATGTATACTTTCTTGAGCAGATACTCCATTTATTGATTTTTCCGGGTTGAAAATCGCACATTGTTTAACCTAAAAACAACAGCAGCCCTTAGGGTTGCTGTTGCTAAAGTGTAAATACCTAAAAAGAAAGGCCCAATGAATTTAGTTTTTCTTTTGTGGGAATACCTTTTTCATCCCAGCCTCTTGCCTTGTAGTACAATGGTAAAAGTTCTGCCAACCCACTTTTCTGCCCTTTTGAAGGGCCTCCTTGTATTGCATCCTCCATCAACCGTTTAGGTAGTTTATCTTCCGATGGATCGATACCTGCTTTCAAATTCCATACCCGCTCCAGGTTCCAAATTCGATCACCAGCCTCAAGAATATCGGCAGCAGTGTGTTTCTTGCCCGTTACGGCAGTAAACATATCGGCATAATCATCGGCTGTAAGAGCAAACGAGGTGAACAAGCATAGTCCGCAGGAATCGATAAAAGCAGTAAGATCCTGAAAAATCTTAACCCATTCGGGTTTCCCGTTTAGTTCAGTTCTGTCCAGTTTCTCTGGTAATCCTAGAATTTCAGGGGAGATCAGATACCCCCTTACATGGCATCCTCCGCGGTTAGATGTAGCATACTGTAACCCTTGCCCTTGTATACCCCGTGGATCATAGGCTGGTAGTTCTTGTTTTTTTACGCTCATGGATAATTCTGGGTGTCCGTATGCCTCTGCAAGACGATACGATCCCTCGGCCATTTTGCTGGCCAATTTACCATCACGACGTCCAAGTTTCTTAACCCACTCCACCATACTGTCGCTATCGCCAAATTTTAAACCAAGACCATCCAGTTCATCATCCTTGATATAGCCTTTTTGGTAAAGTTCCATAGCTGTGGCAATGGTTACCCCTGCCGAAATAGTGTCGAGCCCCATTTCGTTTGACCAGAAGTTGGCTTTAATGGCCGCTTTTAAATCCGAAGAACCGCAAGCTCCACTGAAAGCCCATACACTTTCGTATTCTGGACCACCAGTTTCAATATCGTCGGCTTTAACGTAACGACCACAGGCAATTGGGCACCCAAAGCAAGCCTCGCGCTTGATAAGGTATTTTTCAGACATGGCTTCACCGCTTACCTCTTCAGCCTTATCGAAGTATGATTCTTGAAAGTTTTTGGTTGGAAACACACCCGCTTCGTTAATTATATTCACCAACACATTGGTGCCATAAGTAGGTAACCCCGATCCAGTAACCCCATTGTCCTTAATTTGTCCTCTACCTTTTTTAACAACCTCTTTAAGAGCATCAGGATCGGCTACTGTCGGTTTATAACTTCCCTTAATCACTATGGCTTTTAGGTTTTTACTACCCACAACAGCACCTACTCCAGAACGGCCTGCAGCACGATTTAGGTCGTTCATCACTGCGGCAATTTTCGACAAGTTTTCGCCGGCAGGTCCAATGCAAAGCACCTTGGCTTTTTCAGGGGCAATCTTCATGAGTTCATTGGTTGTTTCGATGGTGGTTTTGCCCCATAAGCCAGAGGCATCGCGGAACTCAATTTTGTCATCCTCAATAAATATTGAAGTTGGCTTGTTGGCCTTGCCCTCAATTACCATGGCATCATAACCAGCAAACTTCATCTCCGCACCCCAGTATCCGCCTGAATTTGAACTGGCGATAGTGCCTGTTAGCGGCGATTTGGTCACCACCATGTACCTTCCTCCCGCAGGAGTTGGAGTGCCTGTCATTGGTCCCGTGGCAATTATCACCTTGTTTTTGGGGTCAAACGCATCGATGTTTGGATCTACCTCGTCAAAAAATATTTTCGATCCAAATCCGCGTCCCCCTATAAATTTTATTGCCTCTTCATGGTTCAACTCCTCGAATCTGTAACTAAGATTCGTAAGGTCAATCCTTAAGATTTTTCCACTGTATCCGTACATATTCTAGTTTTTTTAATTAGTATTAAATGATTTTGTTTCTTATATTCAATTAGCAAGCCAAACAATATAATATATTGATATACTTAATACTATAATTAAGTTTATTGTAAATCCAGATCGATAAGCGAAAAAAGTGTTTGGAAATTGAACAGATTTCCCCTATCTTTATGTTCAATATTTTTACACTGAAAAGAATGCGAACTGCAAATGATTGCATATTAACCGATAATGGAGCAATGCCTAAGTTTGAAATATCTTTTTTAAAATATAGAAGAGTATGAATAACAAGAACGCTACAAAAAAAGAGATTATACGAAAATCGCATCAGCGATGCGAAAAATACGGGGTAAACAAAGAACAAGTCTTTCCTAGTATTATCCTAAATGATAATGAGGTTTCAAGCCATCTGCTCCAAAACGAATATTTACTCAGAATAGCATCGCCATTCATTGATATTATTTACAATGCAGTGGCCAACTCTGGCTTCTTTATCCTTCTCACCGATAATAAGGGATGCATTCTCCGATCGGTTGGGGATTCGGATATAATTGCCGAATCGGAGAAGTTAAACATGGTGGTGGGAGCATATATGAACGAGGAGAGCATAGGAACCAACGCAATGGGAACTGCCATCAGCGAGAACCAACCTATTCAGGTAACTGCAGCGGAGCATTTTATTTCGGCATACCATAGATGGACCTGTTCGGCGGCGCCCATTCATAATAGCAAAGATGAAATTATTGGAACGCTCAACCTTACTGGTGAAAGCCATTTAGTACACCCTCATACTCTTGGATTGGTGGTAGCTGCAGTTCAAGCAATTAAAAACCAAATAATTGCCGACAACGCCATGGAACGGGTTAATGAAACTTTCTTTTACATGGAATCTATCATAGAATCGGTTTCTTCGGGCATTATTGCAATTGATAATTTTGGTAAAATTAAAACCATTAATAATTGGGCCGCAACCATGCTCAGTTTAAAAAAAGATAAGTCCATCGATATTTCCATTAATAAAGTTCTTCCTTCTTGGAAAGATATTTTTGGGCGGCTTGCCAGTGGTGAAACTTATACAGATACGGACACTGCATTCATAGTTAATGGAACGAAAGAACGGTTTGATTTGAGCGCATATCCCATCCTCGATGCAAAACATAAAATAATAGGAATCGTAATGGTAATTAAAGTATTGCAAAAGATTTACAATCTAGTAAACAAATACACAGGCATGCTGGCTTACTACACTTTCGAGGATATTATTGGCAATAGCCCCGAATTTAGACAGGTTATTGAGCATGCCATGCAAATATCAGAATCGACATCGACAGTACTTTTAATGGGTGAAAGCGGCACTGGCAAAGAATTGATAGCCCAGAGTATACACAACGCCAGTTCAAGGCGAAACTCGGTATTTATTGCTGTTAATTGTGGCGCTTTACCCAAAAGTCTTATTGAAAGTGAGTTGTTTGGCTACGAAGAGGGCGCTTTCACTGATTCGAAAAAAGGTGGCTATGCCGGAAAATTCGAACTAGCCAATGGGGGAACAATCTTTTTGGACGAAATAGGTGAAATGCCACTTGATATGCAGGTAAATTTGTTGAGAGTGTTGCAGGAGGGTTACGTTACACGGGTAGGTGGTTCCAAGAATATTCCGGTTAATGTAAGAGTAATTGCAGCCACAAAGAAGAATCTTATTGAGGAGGTGCAAAAAGGCACCTTTCGCGAGGATCTTTTTTATAGGCTCAGCGTCATACCTTTGTTTATTCCGCCATTACGGAAACGGGGCAATGATAAAAACATCCTTTTTGAATATTTTCTAAAAATTAAAGCTCAGAAGTTAAACAAGCAGATTCCGGCTATATCCAATCAACTTTTGGAAAAGATTGCAAACTATGAGTGGCCTGGAAATGTAAGAGAACTGGAAAACTTTGTTGAAAACATTGTAAATTTTAATGGTGCTAGCAGCTACGATATTACAAATCAGTCAGCAAGCAGTGAAATAAATTCAGAAGCGCATATAGCTTACCGCAACAGTTACGAGTTAAAAAGAGGTGCGGATTTTTCGCTTGAGGAGCTGGAAAAGCAGACTATTAAAGAGTATATTACTAGTTTAAAAGGTAATATGTCGCAGGTAAGTCGCAAACTAGGCATTAGCCGAACGACATTGTACTCCAAAATGAGAAAATATAATATCAAGGCAAGTTAGCACTATATAGATAGGTTTAATTATCGAAAACTAGTTGTATATAGTAAAAACTTCGTGTCGAGCATTTGAAAAGCAATCGTTAAGGTGTTTATCAACATAAATTAAAACGACTGCTTTTCAATTGCTAAATAAGTGATTATGGGCTAAAATATCCAGTTAAATAAAAAGCCAACTACCATAATACCGCCTCCAACAATACCAACAAAAGTCAATATTAGTCGAATGGTCAAAACCTTTCTTAAAATAATTATCTCGGGTAAAGAAAGGCCTATTACCGACATCATAAATGCCAGTGCAGTTCCAAGCGATGCACCCTTCTCAATTAATACCGAAACAATAGGAACAATGCCTGCAGCATTGGAATACAATGGAATTCCTACAAGTATTGATAATGGCACTGAATACCAAGCCGATTTTCCCATTAAGCTAGCCATAAAATCCTCAGGAACATAGCCGTGCGCACCTGCTCCAACGGCAATGCCCAGCGCAACATAAATCCATACCTTACCAACAATTTCCTTAACGGCAGCATATCCTTGATTAATTCGGTTGGCAAATGTTAATTGCTTTTCGTCTAATCCGCTATTTTCAACTTTTGTTTGATAAACCCAAGGTTCTACCCATTTCTCAAGTTTTAGCAATCCAATTACCCAACCCGAAATTATTGCTATAATAAGACCTGTCCCAATGTATATTGCGGCCACCTTCCATCCAAACATTCCATAAAGAAGCACCACGGCAACCTCGTTAATCATTGGAGCTGCAATCAAAAACGAGAATGTTACACCAAGCGGAACTCCAGACTCAACAAAACCTAGAAACAAAGGAATCGCAGAGCAAGAACAGAATGGCGTTACAATGCCCAAACAGGCAGCCATTACATTTCCTGTAAAAGTCTTTTTACCTTCTAACGCCTTTCGAGTTCGTTCTGGGGTGAAGAAAGTGCGAATAATTCCTACTAAGAAAATGATTAGCGTAAGCAGTAAAATTACTTTCGGAAACTCGTAAATGAAAAAGCGAAGAGTTTCTGTTAGATGAGTTCCCTTTGTCAGCCCAAAAACAGAAAGAACCAGCCAATCCGTAATGGGCTGAAGGTAATGATACACCAAATACCAAACAGGCAATAGTACCAACGGAAACCAAACCGAACTATAAAATTTCTTCATACCGATATATCAAAAAAATACTCTAATAATGTAGTAAATACCAATTGCTATGAATAGCAACGCAATCATCCTCCTAAACCATATTTCGAAGGTTTTAACCCTGTGATACAAGCCACCTATGCCAGATACCGTATAGGCTAGCACCCACGAGAAAATAATCACTGGAATTCCTGTAGCAATGGCAAAAACAATTGGCAAGTACAGTCCCGATGCGCTGCTTACCGACATTGGAACAAGCATCCCAAAGAAAAGAACTCCGCTATACGGACAAAATGCTAGGGCAAAAACAACTCCCAGCAAAATAGCATCGTAAGAGTTCCACGTGGTTTTATTCTGCATTCGGGTAGACAACCTATTCATTGCAGGGAATTGTAACTTGATAAAGTCGAGCATAAATAAGCCGATTACAATAAGCAGTGGCCCTATTATCTTCTCGCCATATCGCTGAAAAAATCCAGAAAACTTAAGTTGATCTACCCCAAAGAAAATAATCAACGGTATTGCTGTATAGGTAATCGCTCGTCCTAAAGTATATAAGATTCCATTGAAGAATACTCTGTGCTTATTCTCAATATCTCTACTAATAAAGCCCACTGCGGTTATGTTTGTTGCTAACGGGCAAGGACTAATTGCTGTCATCAACCCAAGCAAAAATGCAGAGAACCAAGGAGCCGAACTGCTATCGATAAGCGAACTAAGTAAACCCTCCATCTTATTGTCAGTTTGTCAAATTAGAGCAACTTGTCAATTTTCTCCTTCATAATTTGCTTAAACTTATCGGGATTGCTGCGGGCATTCATAAAACCATCGTTGGTAATATTTATTTTCTGATCGCCGCAAACTATTAGTAAGGTTTGTCCCGAAATACCTAATTTTTCGGCTATTGCTTTGCTGCTATCGTCATCTAAATTGATAGATTGAAAAGATATTTTGCCAGATTTCAGCTGTTCAGCATAAAGTGTTTCAATGTTTTTCTGGGCTTCGGCCTCTACGGTTTTACAGGTAACACATCTACTTGTAAAATGAAAATAGTAAACTTCGATATTTCCAGAAGTAAACGCAGTTTTATTCTTAGCATCGCCCTGTGCTTTACACGAAGTACTCATTAAAACTGTAAATAGAATAGATAGAAAGTATAGATTTCTCATACTGTTTATTCCTTATTTCTTCTCAATTAGACTTTTAATTTCGGATATATTTGGAAGGCGGCCACTCAAAACAACCTTTCCATCAATAACCAATGCTGGAGTATGCATAATTCCGTAACTCATAATTTTGACAATATCCTCCACCTTCTCGATGTTTGCATCTACTCCAAGATCAGCAACCGCTTCGCGGGCTAACTTTTCTAGTGCCTTGCACTTTGGGCACCCAGTGCCTAATACTTTAATTTCCATATTGCTACTTTTTAAGGTTTATTGTTTGAATATTGAACAGGAAATGTTGAATGAATATTTTCGTTGTTTTCACTTCTTCATTCACAAATCGATGTTCTTTGTTCTTTATTTCTCTTCTCAAAGAATTCACCAAACAGAAGTTTTGCCTCATCCCAATTCTCCCTTCTGATGCAATACTTAATTTTTGGAGGATTAAACTCGCCCTGAATTAAACCTGCATCGCGCAACTCACTTAAATGCTGCGACAAAGTACTGCGGGCAATTGGCAAATCGTCCACTATATCACCACTATAGCAGCAGCTCTGGCCTGCAAGTATCTCAAGGATTTGAATTCGAACAGGGTGACTTAATGCCTTGGCGTAGCGGGCAATCTTCTCCTGTCCCTCGGTGTATTTCTTTTTCGTCATTTCATCAATAAATATTTCGCAATATTACGAAATATTTCTATTTCGTCGAAACACGAAATAATGAATGAAAAAATAATGGGAGATAACTTGAAAAACTCTCCATCACGCCAAAATCCATTAAATAAATTAGTATGTGATTTTTCGGGTAATTTTATGCTCCAACTTTTTATTCTTCACCTTATTGTTGGAGGTAACGGTACACTGGTAGGTGAGTTTTTCAACCCAGTTCCCATAGGAATCGAAATTATACTCATAATAATAACCTTGCTCCATTTTTGAATCGGGAAGGGTTTCTAGCATTATATCACCATTCGGATAATACTCGCGTTTTAACGATGACTTTGGTGGTTGCTTAGTATAATCGAGAGGATAGATATGCGCAGCAATAAACTGTTCAGTACTCCTAAGAACCATTACCCTTAACGAATTGTTTGCCGGAACATAAATTAAGCGTTCAATATTGGTAAATACACCCGACTCATTAAAAATTCTAAGTTCCTTTATTCTTCCAAGGCTGTCACAATCAACCTGGGCATACTGTTTTTTTACTTTTTCGTAGAAAAACTGAATATCCTTTAAGTATCCTGTGGTATCGCTATATTTAAACAGCACCTCCTCGGTAGTCCAGCCCTTATAGTTAATGAACTGACGCATAAACCTCCTGGTTGGTTCTCCTTTGATATTGTAATCCCAGTTAATTTCGTACTGAACACCTCCTGCGCTATTGTACTTGATCTCCGAAATTATTTTTCCCAGCGAATTATATTTCTTTACAATCCGAAACGTAGGGGCTTTCTCACTCTTTATAGCCAAAACCTCGTGAGTTTCCTCTACACAACTAAAGTTAGCCCCTCTCGAAGCAGGAATTTGTGTACTCAAGTAAACATCAACAACAGGTTGCGCCATCAAGCCGCAACTCAAACAGAAAAACGTCAGAAGTATTGATATCTTTGATAATAAGAGCATAAAACATATAAAATTACCGGGTAAAGATAACTATTTAGAGGTCATCTTCTACGCAAAACCTATTTAGGAGAAAGTCTTAATTTGATTATTTTTGAACATTTCTAACTAATTATGATTCCCGCTGGATGTGTAGAAAGATGTCGTGGTTGTAAGCATCGCGAATGGAGCATGGACGAAAGCCTTGCTCAGAAGTACAGTTTTCTTAAAGCAAAATTATATCCTTGGAGCAACATATTGGAGGATGTACAATCTGTTGACAATGGTAAACGCTGGAACTATAGATCGAAAACAACGCTAAGTACTTATTTCGATGGTTTTGAATGGCGATTTGGGATGTGGTCGCGCGATGAGCTAATACCAATTCCAGATTGTCCAATTCACTCTTCAAGTGTAAATAAAGCATTAGAACTGATTCGTTTAAACATTCCTAAAGCAAGAAGTTTTCAACTTGCTTACATTGTTCTATCCGGGGCACAACTAGTTTTGGTTATAAAAT is a window of Tenuifilaceae bacterium CYCD DNA encoding:
- a CDS encoding transcriptional regulator, producing MTKKKYTEGQEKIARYAKALSHPVRIQILEILAGQSCCYSGDIVDDLPIARSTLSQHLSELRDAGLIQGEFNPPKIKYCIRRENWDEAKLLFGEFFEKRNKEQRTSICE
- a CDS encoding cytochrome c biogenesis protein, encoding MEGLLSSLIDSSSAPWFSAFLLGLMTAISPCPLATNITAVGFISRDIENKHRVFFNGILYTLGRAITYTAIPLIIFFGVDQLKFSGFFQRYGEKIIGPLLIVIGLFMLDFIKLQFPAMNRLSTRMQNKTTWNSYDAILLGVVFALAFCPYSGVLFFGMLVPMSVSSASGLYLPIVFAIATGIPVIIFSWVLAYTVSGIGGLYHRVKTFEIWFRRMIALLFIAIGIYYIIRVFF
- the aorA gene encoding aldehyde ferredoxin oxidoreductase, with protein sequence MYGYSGKILRIDLTNLSYRFEELNHEEAIKFIGGRGFGSKIFFDEVDPNIDAFDPKNKVIIATGPMTGTPTPAGGRYMVVTKSPLTGTIASSNSGGYWGAEMKFAGYDAMVIEGKANKPTSIFIEDDKIEFRDASGLWGKTTIETTNELMKIAPEKAKVLCIGPAGENLSKIAAVMNDLNRAAGRSGVGAVVGSKNLKAIVIKGSYKPTVADPDALKEVVKKGRGQIKDNGVTGSGLPTYGTNVLVNIINEAGVFPTKNFQESYFDKAEEVSGEAMSEKYLIKREACFGCPIACGRYVKADDIETGGPEYESVWAFSGACGSSDLKAAIKANFWSNEMGLDTISAGVTIATAMELYQKGYIKDDELDGLGLKFGDSDSMVEWVKKLGRRDGKLASKMAEGSYRLAEAYGHPELSMSVKKQELPAYDPRGIQGQGLQYATSNRGGCHVRGYLISPEILGLPEKLDRTELNGKPEWVKIFQDLTAFIDSCGLCLFTSFALTADDYADMFTAVTGKKHTAADILEAGDRIWNLERVWNLKAGIDPSEDKLPKRLMEDAIQGGPSKGQKSGLAELLPLYYKARGWDEKGIPTKEKLNSLGLSF
- a CDS encoding redox-active disulfide protein 2, with protein sequence MEIKVLGTGCPKCKALEKLAREAVADLGVDANIEKVEDIVKIMSYGIMHTPALVIDGKVVLSGRLPNISEIKSLIEKK
- a CDS encoding sigma-54-dependent Fis family transcriptional regulator; protein product: MNNKNATKKEIIRKSHQRCEKYGVNKEQVFPSIILNDNEVSSHLLQNEYLLRIASPFIDIIYNAVANSGFFILLTDNKGCILRSVGDSDIIAESEKLNMVVGAYMNEESIGTNAMGTAISENQPIQVTAAEHFISAYHRWTCSAAPIHNSKDEIIGTLNLTGESHLVHPHTLGLVVAAVQAIKNQIIADNAMERVNETFFYMESIIESVSSGIIAIDNFGKIKTINNWAATMLSLKKDKSIDISINKVLPSWKDIFGRLASGETYTDTDTAFIVNGTKERFDLSAYPILDAKHKIIGIVMVIKVLQKIYNLVNKYTGMLAYYTFEDIIGNSPEFRQVIEHAMQISESTSTVLLMGESGTGKELIAQSIHNASSRRNSVFIAVNCGALPKSLIESELFGYEEGAFTDSKKGGYAGKFELANGGTIFLDEIGEMPLDMQVNLLRVLQEGYVTRVGGSKNIPVNVRVIAATKKNLIEEVQKGTFREDLFYRLSVIPLFIPPLRKRGNDKNILFEYFLKIKAQKLNKQIPAISNQLLEKIANYEWPGNVRELENFVENIVNFNGASSYDITNQSASSEINSEAHIAYRNSYELKRGADFSLEELEKQTIKEYITSLKGNMSQVSRKLGISRTTLYSKMRKYNIKAS
- a CDS encoding permease → MKKFYSSVWFPLVLLPVWYLVYHYLQPITDWLVLSVFGLTKGTHLTETLRFFIYEFPKVILLLTLIIFLVGIIRTFFTPERTRKALEGKKTFTGNVMAACLGIVTPFCSCSAIPLFLGFVESGVPLGVTFSFLIAAPMINEVAVVLLYGMFGWKVAAIYIGTGLIIAIISGWVIGLLKLEKWVEPWVYQTKVENSGLDEKQLTFANRINQGYAAVKEIVGKVWIYVALGIAVGAGAHGYVPEDFMASLMGKSAWYSVPLSILVGIPLYSNAAGIVPIVSVLIEKGASLGTALAFMMSVIGLSLPEIIILRKVLTIRLILTFVGIVGGGIMVVGFLFNWIF